From the Montipora capricornis isolate CH-2021 chromosome 2, ASM3666992v2, whole genome shotgun sequence genome, one window contains:
- the LOC138038024 gene encoding skeletal aspartic acid-rich protein 1-like: MIFLPLLCVFCRAVLTACIQDQLGQNNTSRQFDAVNGVVCKVVGFRTRIMCVHPNSRRPNIDFCDSNRDRVLIEFESFEERNKDGNLVGKANRKRHFFNSFPEEPFHFTAQSSSSYQGVRVKNINFTSTLNAKNASLKIMVYMFEDHGNITFGNETSEMREGMLKFNIEIRNWQFCAKHNSDEDCNVGDDGEFIDVALVIKSKGKPKQIPQGDRNKRRHPRCFKTIRYNKCPKEFDIGGGSEIVLSSQVMVDDEIRDMPGNGDFPKLKQADNKQKVILRFPKATNRIFYDPGLEVGEADAGTQNLPQLRLAVLLYTNILFMAFYFE; this comes from the exons ATGATATTTCTTCCGCTGCTGTGCGTATTTTGTCGCG CTGTTCTTACTGCATGTATACAAGACCAATTAGGTCAAAATAATACTAGCAGGCAATTTGATGCAGTGAATGGTGTGGTTTGCAAGGTCGTGGGTTTCAGGACCCGAATCATGTGCGTTCATCCCAACAGTAGGAGGCCAAATATTGACTTTTGTGATAGCAACAGGGACAGGGTCTTGATTGAGTTTGAGAGTTTTGAG GAGCGAAATAAGGATGGCAACCTTGTTGGAAAAGCAAACCGGAAACGACATTTCTTCAACTCGTTTCCTGAGGAACCCTTCCACTTTACAGCACAATCTTCTTCAAGTTACCAGGGAGTCCGCGTTAAGAACATCAACTTTACCTCGACTCTAAATGCAAAAAATGCGTCTCTTAAAATCATGGTGTACATGTTTGAGGATCACGGAAACATCACTTTTGGGAACGAAACCTCCGAGATGAGGGAGGGCATGCTCAAGTTTAATATTGAG ATAAGGAACTGGCAATTTTGCGCCAAACACAATTCTGATGAGGATTGTAATGTTGGTGATGATGGCGAGTTTATAGATGTCGCGTTGGTCAtcaaaagcaaaggaaaaccTAAACAGATCCCCCAGGGGGACCGGAACAAACGGCGCCACCCCAGATGCTTCAAGACAATCCGATATAACAAGTGTCCAAAGGAGTTTGACATCGGAGGAGGCTCGGAAATTGTCCTCAGCTCTCAG GTGATGGTGGACGATGAAATACGAGATATGCCGGGAAATGGTGACTTCCCGAAGCTCAAGCAGGCTGACAACAAGCAAAAAGTCATCCTCAGATTTCCAAAGGCTACCAACAGGATTTTTTATGATCCTGGACTAGAAGTAGGCGAAGCTGATGCCGGGACTCAAAATCTCCCGCAACTCCGGCTTGCTGTTCTGTTGTATACTAATATTCTCTTCATGGCGTTCTATTTCGAGTAA
- the LOC138022810 gene encoding acidic skeletal organic matrix protein-like isoform X1 — MLASRLSLILLISCLGAILITSVICDDEVDEGQNTVTMRGSDTSVKVEGDTGKISTLHFEQDDDDDDDDDDDEDEVEDFDDDDALSFQVESLREVDGNGISLRAIEPSAPFKFSELQNSTKYQNLTAKTITLVTTLPNTRTTLELMVVLFLENGTITFGNETFNVLSGTMKFNINITGWETNQAGENLELVLSVKSQAEEPEKVDDDERADSDKDPICVDPDDPNEEDDDCPIIYNMGANSEMVLNRGVLVNDGNYVKLPAGFPKFEVTGFMSKRLIYRLPLPFDSVLIDPSVNVGASTPQQLGNGGTIITVSSLYFFILSSLLSILVAHF; from the exons ATGCTCGCTTCACGACTTTCCTTGATTTTGCTCATCTCCTGTCTTG GTGCTATTTTGATAACCTCTGTTATATGCGATGACGAAGTAGACGAGGGCCAAAATACAGTCACAATGCGTGGAAGTGATACTTCTGTCAAGGTAGAGGGAGACACCGGAAAAATTTCTACGCTGCATTTTGAACaagacgacgatgatgatgacgatgacgatgatgacgaggACGAAGTGGAAGATTTTGACGATGATGATGCCCTTTCATTTCAAGTTGAGTCACTACGAGAAGTTGACGGAAATG GAATCTCACTCCGCGCCATCGAACCATCTGCACCGTTTAAATTTTCGGAGCTGCAGAACTCAACCAAGTATCAGAACCTCACCGCAAAAACTATAACCCTGGTAACGACATTACCGAACACAAGGACAACTCTCGAGCTAATGGTggttttgtttctggaaaatggAACCATCACCTTTGGAAATGAAACGTTCAATGTACTAAGCGGGACCATGAAGTTTAACATCAAT ATCACTGGCTGGGAGACCAACCAGGCCGGCGAGAACCTCGAACTCGTGCTTAGCGTCAAGAGTCAGGCAGAAGAGCCGGAAAAAGTTGACGACGATGAACGTGCCGACTCGGACAAAGATCCCATTTGTGTGGATCCTGATGACCCCAATGAAGAGGATGATGACTGCCCTATCATCTACAACATGGGTGCCAACTCTGAAATGGTGCTCAATAGAGGG GTTCTTGTCAACGACGGCAATTACGTCAAACTGCCAGCAGGGTTCCCAAAGTTTGAAGTCACTGGATTTATGAGCAAAAGGTTAATTTACCGTCTGCCCTTACCATTCGATTCGGTTTTAATTGATCCAAGTGTGAACGTAGGTGCCTCTACACCCCAACAGCTGGGTAATGGCGGAACCATCATCACTGTGTCTTCACTTTATTTCTTCATCCTATCCTCGCTGTTGAGCATTTTGGTAGCTCACTTTTGA
- the LOC138022810 gene encoding acidic skeletal organic matrix protein-like isoform X2, translating into MRGSDTSVKVEGDTGKISTLHFEQDDDDDDDDDDDEDEVEDFDDDDALSFQVESLREVDGNGISLRAIEPSAPFKFSELQNSTKYQNLTAKTITLVTTLPNTRTTLELMVVLFLENGTITFGNETFNVLSGTMKFNINITGWETNQAGENLELVLSVKSQAEEPEKVDDDERADSDKDPICVDPDDPNEEDDDCPIIYNMGANSEMVLNRGVLVNDGNYVKLPAGFPKFEVTGFMSKRLIYRLPLPFDSVLIDPSVNVGASTPQQLGNGGTIITVSSLYFFILSSLLSILVAHF; encoded by the exons ATGCGTGGAAGTGATACTTCTGTCAAGGTAGAGGGAGACACCGGAAAAATTTCTACGCTGCATTTTGAACaagacgacgatgatgatgacgatgacgatgatgacgaggACGAAGTGGAAGATTTTGACGATGATGATGCCCTTTCATTTCAAGTTGAGTCACTACGAGAAGTTGACGGAAATG GAATCTCACTCCGCGCCATCGAACCATCTGCACCGTTTAAATTTTCGGAGCTGCAGAACTCAACCAAGTATCAGAACCTCACCGCAAAAACTATAACCCTGGTAACGACATTACCGAACACAAGGACAACTCTCGAGCTAATGGTggttttgtttctggaaaatggAACCATCACCTTTGGAAATGAAACGTTCAATGTACTAAGCGGGACCATGAAGTTTAACATCAAT ATCACTGGCTGGGAGACCAACCAGGCCGGCGAGAACCTCGAACTCGTGCTTAGCGTCAAGAGTCAGGCAGAAGAGCCGGAAAAAGTTGACGACGATGAACGTGCCGACTCGGACAAAGATCCCATTTGTGTGGATCCTGATGACCCCAATGAAGAGGATGATGACTGCCCTATCATCTACAACATGGGTGCCAACTCTGAAATGGTGCTCAATAGAGGG GTTCTTGTCAACGACGGCAATTACGTCAAACTGCCAGCAGGGTTCCCAAAGTTTGAAGTCACTGGATTTATGAGCAAAAGGTTAATTTACCGTCTGCCCTTACCATTCGATTCGGTTTTAATTGATCCAAGTGTGAACGTAGGTGCCTCTACACCCCAACAGCTGGGTAATGGCGGAACCATCATCACTGTGTCTTCACTTTATTTCTTCATCCTATCCTCGCTGTTGAGCATTTTGGTAGCTCACTTTTGA
- the LOC138037367 gene encoding uncharacterized protein, translated as MTRKKSGPSWSAVNVQRPFTRLLKQDDAGHIATPSSRNLNGTQELGLLYSRGEMKDCVGYSDADWIDLVTFFRQEEQQSVGLRKSVFKNPCLSLPCHHGGTCVPRNKYGTFTCTCKPGFIGGFCKKVVRSFTKSQFYFSHFSKSTFHYDSAYWINKVDINVAGGETGFDSSETKLPTYWNTPFSRICLGMKIGQALNFIDIAKQAVSLYSLIADRQYRATSLGRHTWKMIIGSQASLPVFCNMEGFNGYSGASHSRARIGILGNEKNDCLSPDSRIGFGTGGYPEESTLVVILAIKLTGLITLIPI; from the exons ATGACTCGAAAGAAGTCTGGACCTAGCTGGTCAGCGGTTAACGTTCAGAGGCCGTTCACGCGCTTGCTCAAACAAGATGACGCCGGCCACATTGCCACGCCATCTTCTCGAAACTTGAACGGAACACAAGAATTGGGTCTACTCTACAGCAGAGGAGAGATGAAAGACTGCGTGGGTTACTCCGATGCAGACTGGATTGATCTGGTTACGTTTTTCAGACAGGAGGAGCAGCAGTCAGTTGGACTGAGAA aaagtgttttcaag AATCCATGTTTGTCTTTGCCGTGCCATCACGGGGGAACCTGCGTGCCAAGAAATAAGTATGGCACTTTTACGTGCACTTGTAAACCAGGATTCATCGGCGGATTCTGCAAAAAAG TTGTGAGATCAT TCACTAAAAGCCAGTTTTACTTTTCCCACTTTTCAAAGAGTACATTCCACTACGATTCCGCCTACTGGATTAATAAGGTTGACATCAACGTTGCCGGAGGGGAGACTGGTTTTGATTCTAGCGAGACAAAATTACCGACCTACTGGAACACACCATTTTCAAGGATCTGCCTCGGAATGAAGATTGGCCAAGCACTGAATTTCATTGACATAGCGAAGCAAGCAGTGTCTCTTTACTCGCTGATCGCTGATAGGCAATACCGAGCGACCTCACTGGGTCGGCACACCTGGAAGATGATCATTGGATCACAAGCATCCTTGCCAGTCTTTTGCAACATGGAAGGCTTTAACGGGTATAGTGGCGCTTCTCACAGTAGAGCGAGAATTGGTATCCTTGGCAATGAAAAAAATGATTGCCTTAGCCCTGACTCAAGAATCGGGTTTGGAACTGGAGGATATCCGGAAGAATCGACACTTGTGGTAATATTGGCTATCAAGCTTACGGGGCTGATAACTTTGATACCAATATAA